Proteins co-encoded in one Artemia franciscana chromosome 10, ASM3288406v1, whole genome shotgun sequence genomic window:
- the LOC136031699 gene encoding trichohyalin-like, giving the protein MKTLAISIPVSCVGIAVWWAIRKYSEPKEQVRNTVEEKEQSSFQPLEEKTEAAEKDKRCKESFDRLTEELRKSVDEKEKLAVQLLEEKKEAAEKEKRSKESFDRLKEELRNAIEEKEQFSFQILEEKTEAAEKETIFKESFDRLTEELRKLVDEKEQLAVQLLEEKKEAAEKEKRSKESFDRLKEELRKSVDEKEQLEVQLLEEKKEAAEKEKRSKESFDRLKEELRNAIEEKEQFSFQILEEKTEAAEKEKRFKESFDRLKEELRKSVDEKEQLEVQLLEEKKEAVEKKKRSKESFDRLKEELRKSVDEKEQLEVQLLEEKKESAEKEKRSKESFDRLKEELKNAIEEKEQFSFQILEEKTEAAEKEKRFKESFDRLTEELRKIIDDKFQLSFQLLEEKKEASEREKRFKESYDRLNEELRNSAKRHSDLVFQLENKIQVLNDRVEEISRFNRSKPYFNTSRASSQRKDLGIKIEKEKQKIPANNELNTDKHSLEHTPTRSGDNEYKQRGNMCNMSRNSYNFNTGRGGNRNRGGGHRQHGKLDANLLSNSSISEGKPCYP; this is encoded by the coding sequence ATGAAAACACTTGCAATCAGTATTCCAGTCTCATGTGTTGGCATAGCAGTGTGGTGGGCCATCAGAAAGTATAGTGAACCCAAAGAACAGGTACGAAACACAGTTGAGGAAAAAGAACAATCCTCGTTTCAACcactagaagaaaaaacagaggCTGCAGAAAAGGATAAAAGATGCAAAGAGTCATTTGATAGGCTCACAGAGGAGCTAAGGAAATCAGTTGATGAAAAAGAGAAACTAGCAGTGCAACTActggaagagaaaaaagaggctGCAGAAAAGGAGAAAAGATCCAAAGAGTCGTTTGATAGGCTCAAAGAAGAGCTAAGAAATGCTATTGAGGAAAAAGAACAATTCTCATTTCAAATTCTGGAAGAAAAAACAGAGGCTGCAGAAAAGGAGACAATATTCAAAGAGTCATTTGATAGGCTGACTGAAGAGCTAAGGAAATTAGTTGATGAAAAAGAGCAACTAGCAGTGCAGCTActggaagagaaaaaagaggctgcagaaaaagagaaaagatccAAAGAGTCGTTTGATAGGCTCAAAGAAGAGCTAAGGAAATCAGTTGATGAAAAAGAGCAACTAGAAGTGCAACTActggaagagaaaaaagaggctgcagaaaaagagaaaagatccAAAGAGTCGTTTGATAGGCTCAAAGAAGAGCTAAGAAATGCTATTGAGGAAAAAGAACAATTCTCATTTCAAATTCTGGAAGAAAAAACAGAGGCTGCAGAAAAGGAGAAAAGATTCAAAGAGTCATTTGATAGGCTCAAAGAAGAGCTAAGGAAATCAGTTGATGAAAAAGAGCAACTAGAAGTGCAACTActggaagagaaaaaagaggctgtagaaaaaaagaaaagatccaAAGAGTCGTTTGATAGGCTCAAAGAAGAGCTAAGGAAATCAGTTGATGAAAAAGAGCAACTAGAAGTGCAACTActggaagagaaaaaagagtctgcagaaaaagagaaaagatccAAAGAGTCGTTTGATAGGCTCAAAGAAGAGCTAAAAAATGCTATTGAGGAAAAAGAACAATTCTCATTTCAAATTCTGGAAGAAAAAACAGAGGCTGCAGAAAAGGAGAAAAGATTCAAAGAGTCATTTGATAGGCTCACAGAAGAGCTGAGGAAAATAATTGATGACAAATTTCAATTATCATTTCAGCTActggaagagaaaaaagaggcttcagaaagggagaaaagatttaaagagtCTTATGATAGGCTCAACGAAGAGCTAAGAAATTCTGCTAAACGCCACTCGgatttagtttttcagcttgaaaataaaattcaggTTTTGAACGACAGAGTTGAGGAAATATCCCGTTTTAACAGGAGTAAGCCGTATTTTAATACAAGCAGAGCAAGTAGTCAGAGGAAAGATCTTGGAATAAAAATTGAGAAGGAGAAGCAGAAAATCCCAGCAAATAACGAGTTAAATACAGATAAGCATAGTTTGGAGCATACACCAACAAGAAGCGGCGATAACGAATATAAACAAAGAGGAAACATGTGCAACATGAGCAGAAATAGTTACAACTTTAACACGGGTAGAGGGGGAAATAGAAATAGAGGTGGAGGACATCGTCAACATGGAAAATTGGATGCCAATCTTCTTAGTAATTCTAGCATTTCTGAAGGAAAGCCTTGCTACCCTTAA